A stretch of the Archangium violaceum genome encodes the following:
- the ptsP gene encoding phosphoenolpyruvate--protein phosphotransferase gives MSSQATPTLNLKGIGASPGVAVGHAYILDRKRVRTPKLRLAEAEVDPERMRMKTALDLSDRQLSDLKDQISKTEGPEHALILEAHRLMLHDPMFVDEVNRLIVEDRINAEWAVRRVARKLKHLFDNIPDEYFRERRSDVEYVADRVVRNLMGQVVDEEVVLPDHAVVVSHDLSPADAALMARTGRVAGFVTDLGGQTSHTAIVARARSTPAVVGAGRASEQISPGDLVALDGTRGLILVNPTDDQLALFHETMRRHQEFEARALEAKDLPAQSTDGFRIRLVGNIEFPEEIQSLLSHGAEGIGLYRTEFMFLDRKSPPGEEEQYRAYRQVLEAMGNRPVTIRTLDLGGDKVPGKGKHEKEPNPAMGLRAIRYCLANRELFRVQLRALLRASVHGNMRMMFPLICGMSELREARSELEACRTELGRAGVPLGKRFQVGIMVETPSAALIADRLAQEADFFSVGTNDLIQYSLAIDRQNRDVAYLYKPLHLSVLRSLKNIVTAAKDAGIPVAMCGEMAGDPVYALVLLALGFDELSMTAGQIPTVKSIIRQSSREDAQRMLETAMDLTTAEEIERFIRTEMDRRLADLA, from the coding sequence GTGAGCAGCCAGGCCACCCCCACGTTGAACCTCAAGGGCATCGGCGCCTCGCCCGGCGTGGCGGTGGGCCACGCCTACATCCTGGATCGCAAGCGGGTGCGGACCCCCAAGCTGCGGCTGGCCGAGGCCGAGGTCGATCCCGAGCGCATGCGGATGAAGACGGCGTTGGACCTGTCCGACCGCCAGCTCTCCGATCTCAAGGATCAGATTTCGAAGACGGAGGGCCCCGAGCACGCCCTCATCCTCGAGGCGCACCGGTTGATGCTCCACGATCCGATGTTCGTGGACGAGGTGAACCGGCTCATCGTGGAGGACCGCATCAACGCGGAGTGGGCGGTGCGGCGGGTGGCGCGCAAGCTCAAGCACCTCTTCGACAACATCCCGGACGAGTACTTCCGCGAGCGGCGCTCGGACGTGGAGTACGTGGCGGACCGGGTGGTGCGCAACCTGATGGGGCAGGTGGTGGACGAGGAGGTGGTGCTGCCGGACCACGCGGTGGTGGTGTCGCACGACCTGTCGCCAGCGGACGCGGCGCTGATGGCCCGCACCGGGCGGGTGGCGGGCTTCGTCACGGACCTGGGAGGCCAGACGAGCCACACGGCCATCGTCGCGCGCGCCCGCTCCACGCCGGCGGTGGTGGGCGCGGGGCGCGCCAGCGAGCAGATTTCCCCGGGAGACCTGGTGGCCCTGGACGGGACGCGGGGCCTCATCCTGGTGAACCCCACGGATGACCAACTGGCGCTCTTCCACGAGACGATGCGCCGGCACCAGGAGTTCGAGGCTCGGGCGCTGGAAGCCAAGGACCTGCCCGCGCAGAGCACGGACGGCTTCCGCATCCGCCTGGTGGGGAACATCGAGTTCCCGGAGGAGATCCAGTCACTGCTGTCGCACGGAGCGGAGGGCATCGGCCTGTACCGCACCGAGTTCATGTTCCTGGACCGCAAGAGCCCGCCGGGTGAGGAGGAGCAGTACCGGGCGTACCGGCAGGTGCTGGAGGCGATGGGCAACCGGCCCGTGACCATCCGCACGCTGGACCTGGGCGGGGACAAGGTGCCGGGGAAGGGCAAGCACGAGAAGGAGCCCAACCCGGCCATGGGGCTGCGGGCCATCCGCTACTGCCTGGCCAACCGGGAGCTGTTCCGGGTCCAGCTGCGGGCGCTGCTGCGAGCGAGCGTGCACGGCAACATGCGGATGATGTTCCCGCTCATCTGCGGCATGAGCGAGCTGCGCGAGGCCCGGAGCGAGCTGGAGGCGTGTCGTACGGAGCTGGGGCGCGCGGGCGTTCCGCTCGGCAAGCGCTTCCAGGTGGGCATCATGGTGGAGACGCCGAGCGCGGCCCTCATCGCGGACCGGCTGGCGCAGGAGGCCGACTTCTTCTCGGTGGGGACGAACGACCTCATCCAGTACTCGCTGGCCATCGACCGGCAGAACCGGGACGTGGCGTACCTGTACAAGCCCCTGCACCTGTCGGTGCTGCGCTCGCTGAAGAACATCGTGACGGCGGCGAAGGACGCGGGGATTCCCGTGGCCATGTGCGGGGAGATGGCGGGAGACCCCGTCTACGCGCTGGTGCTGCTGGCGTTGGGCTTCGACGAGCTGTCGATGACGGCGGGGCAGATTCCGACGGTGAAGAGCATCATCCGGCAGTCGAGCCGGGAGGATGCGCAGCGGATGCTCGAGACGGCGATGGACCTGACGACGGCGGAGGAGATCGAGCGTTTCATCCGCACGGAGATGGACCGGCGCCTCGCGGACCTGGCGTGA
- a CDS encoding PTS system mannose/fructose/sorbose family transporter subunit IID: MSAVSPPLSRGVLLRVFLRSLFLQASWNPQGMQNLGLAYAIYPALEQLYPEKQALEAAVRRHLVFFNTHPYVAAAIVGGVLYHEQRVARGEEPPDRVVAFKAALMGPLAALGDGFFWLSLKPATGAVCAALVPVLAAWAAVLFLVLYNLVHLTLRARLYLLGLSLGDRLVEAVARANLPSRGAKLRSVAAACAGGLAAWLAATFGANAGGRYAPLLSLGCLALGVVSYLLVARRVPNYVVLYLAAGLACAAGAFL; this comes from the coding sequence GTGAGCGCCGTCAGCCCGCCCCTCTCCCGCGGAGTGCTGCTGCGCGTCTTCCTGCGCTCGCTCTTCCTGCAGGCCTCGTGGAATCCACAGGGCATGCAGAACCTGGGGCTGGCGTACGCCATCTACCCGGCGCTGGAGCAGCTCTACCCGGAGAAGCAGGCGCTGGAGGCAGCGGTGCGCCGGCACCTCGTCTTCTTCAACACCCACCCCTACGTGGCGGCGGCCATCGTGGGCGGCGTCCTCTACCACGAGCAGCGCGTGGCCCGGGGCGAGGAGCCGCCGGACAGGGTGGTGGCCTTCAAGGCGGCCCTCATGGGGCCGCTGGCGGCGCTGGGCGATGGCTTCTTCTGGCTGTCGCTCAAGCCGGCCACGGGCGCGGTGTGCGCGGCGCTGGTGCCCGTGCTGGCGGCGTGGGCGGCGGTGCTCTTCCTCGTCCTCTACAACCTCGTCCACCTGACGCTCCGGGCCCGGCTGTACTTGCTGGGCCTGTCGTTGGGCGACAGGCTGGTGGAGGCGGTGGCGAGGGCCAATCTCCCCTCCCGGGGAGCGAAGTTGCGGTCGGTGGCGGCGGCGTGTGCGGGCGGACTGGCGGCCTGGTTGGCCGCCACCTTCGGGGCCAACGCGGGGGGCCGTTATGCACCCCTGCTGTCCCTGGGCTGTCTGGCCCTGGGGGTGGTGTCCTACCTCCTGGTCGCCCGTCGGGTTCCTAACTACGTGGTGCTCTACCTCGCCGCGGGACTGGCCTGTGCGGCGGGTGCCTTCTTGTAG
- a CDS encoding response regulator transcription factor encodes MPHILIVDDEPDLAELLAYNLGRVGFATTLAHTGEEALARVRTTAPDLILLDLMLPDIDGADLYRQLRADPATSHLRILVLSARPDAHSRVSGVEILLKPFKVQEVVARVSTLVQDPSVPPERAVFRAGTYPQVL; translated from the coding sequence ATGCCGCACATCCTGATCGTTGACGACGAGCCGGACCTCGCGGAACTGTTGGCATACAACCTTGGAAGGGTCGGCTTCGCCACCACCCTGGCGCACACCGGGGAGGAGGCCCTCGCGCGGGTACGCACCACCGCTCCGGACCTCATCCTGCTCGACCTGATGCTGCCCGATATCGACGGGGCCGACCTGTACCGTCAGCTCCGGGCCGACCCGGCCACGAGCCACCTGCGCATCCTGGTCCTCTCGGCCCGTCCGGATGCCCACAGCCGGGTCAGCGGAGTGGAAATCCTCCTCAAACCCTTCAAGGTGCAAGAGGTAGTCGCGCGGGTGAGCACCCTGGTCCAGGACCCCTCCGTGCCCCCCGAGCGGGCAGTCTTTCGTGCTGGCACTTATCCCCAGGTGTTGTAG
- a CDS encoding PTS sugar transporter subunit IIA, whose product MVGLVVASHGRLADELVATAEQIVGKLPAVATCNIEPGTSVEDLRAKMRQAVTGVDQGEGVIVMADLFGGTPCKESLMMCSERCESGKLEVLAGVNLPMLLKANSLRSEEMPLSEMASQLASYGQRNITCASALLREAQQRQQTVPRT is encoded by the coding sequence ATGGTCGGCCTCGTAGTGGCATCGCACGGACGTCTGGCGGACGAGCTGGTGGCGACCGCCGAGCAGATCGTAGGCAAGCTGCCCGCGGTGGCGACCTGCAACATCGAGCCTGGGACCTCGGTGGAGGATCTCCGGGCGAAGATGCGGCAGGCGGTGACCGGCGTGGATCAGGGCGAGGGGGTCATCGTCATGGCCGACCTCTTCGGTGGGACTCCGTGCAAGGAGTCGCTGATGATGTGTTCGGAGCGCTGTGAGTCGGGCAAGTTGGAGGTGCTCGCGGGCGTGAACCTTCCCATGCTCCTGAAGGCCAACTCCTTGCGCTCCGAGGAGATGCCGCTTTCGGAGATGGCCAGCCAGCTGGCGTCCTATGGTCAGCGCAACATCACCTGTGCTTCAGCCCTGTTGCGAGAGGCCCAGCAGCGTCAGCAGACCGTGCCGCGAACTTGA
- a CDS encoding PTS system mannose/fructose/N-acetylgalactosamine-transporter subunit IIB: MISLVRVDNRLIHGQVVEAWLPHLKVSRVVVADDEAASSPLVRAAMALAVQSAIEVQILPLAQVDFAAVSKDAVKTLVLLRDVAAVPFAQAHGLKVEQLNLGNVHFGTGRRQVSPSVFLAESELQVLQRLATEGVRVEARAVPVEKPVELAELQDRWGKAG, from the coding sequence GTGATCTCCCTGGTCCGCGTCGACAACCGCCTCATTCATGGACAGGTCGTCGAGGCCTGGCTGCCGCATCTGAAGGTTTCGCGCGTCGTCGTCGCCGACGATGAAGCGGCCTCGAGTCCCCTGGTGCGCGCCGCCATGGCCCTGGCGGTGCAGAGCGCCATCGAGGTGCAGATCCTCCCCCTGGCGCAGGTGGACTTCGCGGCCGTCTCCAAGGACGCGGTGAAGACGCTGGTGCTGCTGAGGGACGTGGCGGCGGTGCCCTTCGCGCAGGCGCACGGGCTGAAGGTGGAGCAGCTCAACCTGGGCAACGTGCATTTCGGGACGGGCCGGCGGCAGGTGTCGCCGTCCGTCTTCCTGGCCGAGTCGGAGCTGCAGGTGTTGCAGCGGCTGGCGACCGAGGGCGTGCGGGTGGAAGCGCGAGCGGTCCCGGTGGAGAAGCCGGTGGAGCTGGCGGAGCTGCAAGATCGCTGGGGAAAGGCGGGGTGA
- a CDS encoding HPr family phosphocarrier protein, translating to MSSMAEGTFEIINALGLHARAAAQLVQVANRYKSEVSLMCEGQKANAKSIMGVLMLAAAQGMQVTVTCKGEDAEACLQEIQKLIANRFGESK from the coding sequence ATGTCGAGCATGGCCGAAGGGACATTCGAGATCATCAACGCGCTCGGGCTGCATGCCCGGGCCGCGGCACAGCTGGTCCAGGTGGCCAATCGCTACAAGAGCGAGGTGTCGCTCATGTGCGAGGGCCAGAAGGCCAACGCCAAATCCATCATGGGTGTGCTGATGCTGGCGGCGGCGCAGGGCATGCAGGTGACGGTGACGTGCAAGGGCGAGGACGCCGAGGCGTGCCTCCAGGAGATCCAGAAGCTCATCGCCAACCGGTTTGGCGAGTCGAAGTGA
- a CDS encoding MXAN_6521/LA_1396 family lipoprotein, which translates to MNRLALVLGLVLLAGCSAVKHSRVRPDYEAVDKTQVKRLVVVTQPLPDGKKEVGELWSLIARRYVNQNRDFIAKANVALDGNPEDISFKGLCVEDLEGVLWLAPDVKRTGKGVESSVKAQLLRCRDGQEVWAAEAAGSWPSEDERYKELSVQYTSELGPEVTPYVAPSFRLLSATLNTLPRPTLNEAEVEEKIELGE; encoded by the coding sequence ATGAACCGACTCGCGCTCGTACTGGGACTCGTGCTGCTCGCCGGCTGCTCCGCGGTGAAACACAGCCGCGTCCGCCCCGACTACGAGGCCGTGGACAAGACCCAGGTCAAACGGCTCGTCGTGGTCACCCAGCCCCTCCCCGACGGCAAGAAGGAGGTCGGCGAGCTGTGGAGCCTCATCGCCCGCCGCTACGTCAACCAGAACCGCGACTTCATCGCCAAGGCCAACGTCGCCCTCGACGGCAACCCCGAGGACATCTCCTTCAAGGGCCTGTGCGTCGAAGACCTCGAGGGCGTCCTCTGGCTCGCCCCCGATGTGAAGCGCACCGGCAAGGGCGTGGAGTCCTCCGTGAAGGCCCAGCTGCTGCGCTGCCGCGATGGTCAGGAAGTCTGGGCCGCCGAGGCCGCCGGAAGCTGGCCCTCCGAGGACGAGCGCTACAAGGAGCTCAGCGTCCAATACACCAGCGAGCTCGGCCCCGAGGTCACCCCCTACGTCGCCCCCTCCTTCCGACTGCTGAGCGCCACCCTCAACACCCTCCCCCGTCCGACGCTCAACGAGGCCGAGGTCGAGGAGAAGATCGAACTCGGGGAGTAG
- a CDS encoding DUF47 domain-containing protein, with amino-acid sequence MLEKLMPKSDEFFDDFDAQCAVTVEGARMLHALLSDYRDVAAKVQALKEVEHKGDEVTHTAFNRLHKQFITPFDRGQIHSLLSRIDDVLDLTNAAAARLHYYEIQTSLPDATELARLLVLCTEKVREVVAALRLIKKPEQILAGCKDIKRLESQADEALRSGLGRLFKSGADPLTIIKWKEIYDFIETATDKCQDVANVIEGVVLEHS; translated from the coding sequence ATGCTCGAGAAGCTGATGCCCAAGTCGGACGAGTTCTTCGACGACTTCGATGCCCAGTGTGCCGTCACCGTGGAGGGCGCGCGCATGCTGCACGCGCTGCTGAGTGACTACCGGGACGTGGCCGCCAAGGTGCAGGCGCTCAAGGAGGTGGAGCACAAGGGCGACGAGGTGACTCACACCGCCTTCAACCGGCTGCACAAGCAGTTCATCACCCCGTTCGACCGGGGGCAGATCCACTCGCTGCTGTCGCGCATCGACGACGTGCTGGACCTGACCAACGCCGCGGCGGCCCGGCTGCACTACTACGAAATCCAGACGAGCCTGCCGGACGCCACCGAGCTGGCGCGGTTGCTGGTGCTCTGCACCGAGAAGGTGCGGGAGGTGGTGGCGGCGCTGCGGCTCATCAAGAAGCCCGAGCAGATCCTCGCCGGCTGCAAGGACATCAAGCGCCTGGAGTCGCAGGCGGACGAGGCGCTGCGCTCGGGGCTGGGCCGGCTCTTCAAGAGCGGAGCGGACCCGCTGACGATCATCAAGTGGAAGGAGATCTACGACTTCATCGAGACGGCCACGGACAAGTGTCAGGACGTGGCGAACGTCATCGAAGGCGTGGTCCTGGAGCACTCCTGA
- a CDS encoding MgtC/SapB family protein, which produces MLDQSTTLVRLLIAFGLGFALGFEREIRGQDAGLRTHILVCLGACLFTLCSLLVEQPLEANLHQQEVRADVSRIASQVVVGIGFLGGGAILRHGATIKGLTTAANLWLTASVGLAVGIGFPLLAAAATGLALVALAGLRLLERAIHRFRREHGVIPDRDISTRSPPGNREDVERPRNR; this is translated from the coding sequence ATGTTGGACCAGAGCACGACCCTCGTCCGGCTCCTCATCGCCTTCGGGCTCGGGTTCGCGCTCGGCTTCGAGCGCGAGATACGGGGGCAGGACGCCGGTCTGCGCACCCATATCCTCGTCTGCCTCGGCGCCTGCCTCTTCACGCTGTGCAGCCTCCTCGTCGAGCAACCGCTCGAGGCCAACCTGCACCAGCAGGAGGTCCGCGCCGACGTCAGCCGCATCGCCAGTCAGGTCGTCGTCGGCATCGGCTTCCTCGGCGGCGGCGCCATCCTCCGCCACGGCGCCACCATCAAGGGACTCACCACCGCCGCCAACCTCTGGCTCACCGCCTCCGTGGGCCTCGCCGTCGGCATCGGCTTTCCCCTGCTCGCCGCCGCCGCCACGGGACTCGCGCTGGTGGCGCTCGCCGGCCTGCGTCTGCTCGAGCGCGCCATCCACCGCTTCCGCAGGGAACATGGGGTCATCCCGGATCGGGACATCTCCACACGGTCTCCGCCGGGGAACAGGGAGGACGTGGAGAGGCCTCGGAATCGCTAG
- a CDS encoding pyridoxal phosphate-dependent decarboxylase family protein, with protein sequence MDLPELGTSLLNHVPPRLLSTAERYLKNIPLLRNRLAKETDSMLAELEGGLKPYRGQTRTFDQLPAQGLSREEVLREMERMKDKEEDRWKEGLVSGAVYHGADEHIDFLNRVYAINSQSNPLHADLWPSATKFEAEVVAMTANMLGAAEANAGRAPDEHICGSLSSGGTESIMLAIKTYRDWARETKGITRPEMVAPSSAHPAFDKAAHYFGVKMVRVPVGPDYRADVKATRKAINRNTIVLIGSAPGFPHGVIDPIEELSELARKRGIGFHTDACLGGFVLPWARKLGYPVPDFDFRLPGVTSMSADTHKFGYAAKGTSVVLYRGSELRSHQYFTATEWPGGIYFSPTFSGSRPGALIAAAWASLVSIGEEGYLDATRRILEAADTIKRGIRSIPGMHVLGEPLFVIAFGSSDVDIYKVMERMGAKGWSLNGLHKPAAVHLCVTQRHTQPGVAERFLEDLKAAIEHVRANPGEKGTMAPVYGMAGTVPFRGLISDLLKKYMDLLYKV encoded by the coding sequence ATGGATCTGCCAGAGCTCGGAACGAGCCTCCTCAACCACGTCCCCCCCCGGCTGCTCTCGACGGCGGAGCGCTATCTCAAGAACATCCCCCTGCTGCGCAACCGGCTGGCGAAGGAAACGGATTCGATGCTGGCCGAGTTGGAGGGAGGTCTGAAGCCCTACCGGGGCCAGACCCGCACCTTCGACCAACTGCCGGCCCAGGGCCTCTCGCGCGAGGAGGTGCTGCGCGAGATGGAGCGCATGAAGGACAAGGAGGAGGACCGGTGGAAGGAGGGCCTCGTGTCGGGGGCCGTGTACCACGGCGCCGACGAGCACATCGACTTCCTCAACCGCGTGTATGCCATCAACTCGCAGAGCAACCCGCTGCACGCGGACCTCTGGCCGAGCGCCACCAAGTTCGAGGCCGAGGTGGTGGCCATGACGGCGAACATGCTCGGCGCCGCCGAGGCCAACGCCGGCCGCGCCCCGGACGAGCACATCTGCGGCTCCCTCTCGTCGGGCGGCACCGAGAGCATCATGCTCGCCATCAAGACGTACCGGGACTGGGCGCGCGAGACGAAGGGCATCACCCGGCCGGAGATGGTGGCGCCCTCCAGCGCGCACCCCGCCTTCGACAAGGCCGCGCACTACTTCGGCGTCAAGATGGTCCGCGTGCCCGTGGGGCCGGACTACCGCGCCGACGTGAAGGCCACGCGCAAGGCCATCAACCGCAACACCATCGTGCTCATCGGCTCGGCGCCGGGGTTCCCCCACGGTGTCATCGATCCCATCGAGGAGCTGTCGGAGCTGGCGCGCAAGCGGGGCATCGGCTTCCACACCGACGCGTGTCTGGGTGGCTTCGTGCTGCCCTGGGCGCGCAAGCTGGGCTACCCCGTGCCGGACTTCGACTTCCGGCTGCCCGGTGTCACGTCCATGTCCGCGGACACGCACAAGTTCGGCTATGCCGCCAAGGGCACGTCCGTGGTGCTGTACCGGGGCTCCGAGCTGCGCTCGCACCAGTACTTCACCGCCACCGAGTGGCCCGGCGGCATCTACTTCTCGCCCACCTTCTCCGGCAGCCGGCCCGGCGCCCTCATCGCCGCGGCCTGGGCCTCGCTGGTGTCCATCGGCGAGGAGGGCTACCTGGACGCCACCCGCCGCATCCTGGAGGCGGCCGACACCATCAAGCGCGGCATCCGCTCCATCCCCGGCATGCACGTGCTCGGCGAGCCGCTCTTCGTCATCGCCTTCGGCTCGAGCGACGTGGACATCTACAAGGTGATGGAGCGCATGGGCGCGAAGGGCTGGAGCCTCAACGGCCTGCACAAGCCCGCCGCGGTGCACCTGTGCGTCACCCAGCGGCACACGCAGCCCGGCGTGGCCGAGCGCTTCCTCGAGGACCTGAAAGCCGCCATCGAGCACGTGCGCGCCAACCCGGGCGAGAAGGGCACCATGGCGCCCGTCTACGGCATGGCGGGCACGGTTCCCTTCCGCGGGCTGATCAGCGACCTGCTCAAGAAGTACATGGACCTGCTCTATAAGGTTTGA
- a CDS encoding PTS sugar transporter subunit IIC yields MSVGWTQVALAGIWGGLVAVERKAFLQAMFSRPLVAATAMGMLLNDVASGLFVGMLLELFHLGTANLGASLPDNDTLSATGTSAAAATMAAATGAGSTPALWSLAVLLFVGLGRVGQLVDRALERYSARLARKAMASAESGQLTRAMRQNLWGMWPHFVLFGMITSACALAGFFLGPLLERLPLPLLRGLAWAYPAMASVAASIAARGSHARRAPFFAGLGAVAVSVAVLLFTLKERL; encoded by the coding sequence GTGAGCGTGGGCTGGACCCAGGTAGCGCTCGCTGGCATCTGGGGTGGCCTCGTCGCGGTGGAGCGCAAGGCCTTCCTCCAGGCCATGTTCTCCCGGCCGCTGGTGGCCGCCACGGCCATGGGGATGCTGCTCAACGACGTGGCCTCGGGGCTCTTCGTGGGCATGCTGCTGGAGCTCTTCCACCTGGGGACTGCCAACCTGGGCGCCTCGCTGCCGGACAACGACACGCTGTCGGCCACCGGTACCTCCGCGGCGGCGGCCACCATGGCGGCGGCCACCGGCGCGGGCTCCACTCCCGCCCTCTGGTCGCTCGCCGTGCTCCTCTTCGTGGGGCTGGGCCGGGTGGGGCAGTTGGTGGACCGGGCGCTGGAGCGCTACTCGGCGCGGCTGGCCCGCAAGGCCATGGCCTCGGCCGAGTCGGGTCAGCTCACCCGGGCGATGCGGCAGAACCTGTGGGGCATGTGGCCGCACTTCGTCCTCTTCGGGATGATCACCTCCGCGTGCGCGCTGGCGGGCTTCTTCCTCGGGCCGCTGTTGGAGCGCCTGCCGCTGCCGCTGCTGCGGGGGCTGGCCTGGGCCTACCCGGCCATGGCCTCGGTGGCGGCCTCCATCGCCGCGCGGGGCAGCCATGCCCGGCGTGCCCCCTTCTTCGCGGGCCTGGGCGCCGTGGCCGTCAGCGTGGCCGTGCTCCTCTTCACCTTGAAGGAGCGGTTGTGA
- a CDS encoding inorganic phosphate transporter, whose translation MLLAAVILIVAVALVFDFINGFHDAANSIATVVGTRVLSPNLAVAWAAFFNFVAAFGGGVKVANTMGKGIINFEMLRAQGPQAVLMVIFAALMGAIAWNLLTWWWGLPSSSSHALAGGMIGATLPVLGFAGLVGSGIAKIAAFIVLSPLIGMVFGTMLMLASTWTVHKQTPLKVDTWFRRLQLVSSAIFSYSHGTNDAQKVMGIIAVVLFGTIWRDRPFHIDWWMIISCHAAIAMGTFFGGWRIVKTMGHSLTKLAPIGGFAAETGGGVTIIALAKLGIPVSTTHTITGAIVGVGSTKGWRAVKWGVAGRIIWAWVFTIPASALMAVLVYGLSRLVVMAVE comes from the coding sequence ATGTTGCTCGCCGCTGTCATCCTGATCGTCGCCGTCGCGCTCGTCTTCGACTTCATCAACGGCTTCCACGACGCGGCCAACTCCATCGCCACGGTGGTGGGCACGCGCGTGCTGTCGCCGAACCTGGCCGTGGCGTGGGCCGCCTTCTTCAACTTCGTCGCCGCATTCGGAGGCGGAGTGAAGGTGGCCAACACCATGGGCAAGGGCATCATCAACTTCGAGATGCTGCGAGCCCAGGGTCCGCAGGCCGTGTTGATGGTCATCTTCGCCGCCCTGATGGGCGCCATCGCCTGGAACCTGCTGACGTGGTGGTGGGGCCTGCCCTCCTCGTCCTCGCACGCGCTGGCGGGGGGAATGATTGGCGCCACGCTGCCGGTGCTCGGGTTCGCGGGGCTGGTGGGCTCGGGCATCGCGAAGATCGCCGCCTTCATCGTGCTCTCGCCGCTCATCGGCATGGTGTTCGGCACGATGCTGATGCTGGCGAGCACGTGGACGGTGCACAAGCAGACGCCCCTGAAGGTGGACACGTGGTTCCGGCGCCTGCAGCTCGTGTCGTCCGCCATCTTCTCCTACAGCCACGGCACCAATGACGCACAGAAGGTGATGGGCATCATCGCGGTGGTGCTCTTCGGCACCATCTGGAGGGACCGGCCCTTCCACATCGACTGGTGGATGATCATCTCGTGCCACGCGGCCATCGCGATGGGCACCTTCTTCGGCGGCTGGCGCATCGTGAAGACGATGGGCCACAGCCTCACGAAGCTGGCGCCCATCGGCGGCTTCGCCGCGGAGACGGGTGGAGGTGTCACTATCATCGCGCTGGCGAAGCTGGGCATCCCCGTGTCCACCACGCACACCATCACGGGCGCGATCGTGGGCGTGGGCTCCACGAAGGGCTGGCGCGCGGTGAAGTGGGGCGTGGCCGGCCGCATCATCTGGGCGTGGGTGTTCACCATCCCCGCCTCGGCGCTCATGGCGGTGCTGGTCTACGGGCTGTCCAGGCTGGTGGTGATGGCGGTGGAGTGA